The genomic stretch CCGGCAACGTGATCGCCTTCGGCATCGACAGCCGACAGGGCAAGCAGTCCCTCGTCGTGGTGGCCGAGTCCAAGGCCGAGGACCACACGCTCGTGCGCAAGCACGTCGCCGAGCGGGTGCGGGAGGCGGTCGGCCTGCCGGCGAAGGACATCGTCCTCGTCGCCCCCGGCACCCTGCCGAAGACGTCGTCGGGCAAGCTCCAGCGCTCGTTATGCCGCCAGCGCTTCCTCGGCGGCGACCTCCAGCCCGTCGGCTGACGGTCAGCCCGCCCGCTCGGCGATCAGCCGCTCCACCACCAGGGCGACGCCGTCCTCGTCGTTGCTCGCCGTCACCTCGTCGGCCGCGGCGAGCACGTGGCGGTGGGCGTTGGCGACGGCGACGCCCCGGCCGGCCCAGCCGAGCATGGACAGGTCGTTCGGCATGTCCCCGAAGGCGACGGCGTCGTCCGCGCTCAGCCCGTGCTCGGCGGCCAGCTCCTCCAGGGCGACGGCCTTGCTGACCCCGGCGGCGGAGATCTCGAGCAGCCCCGACGAGCTGGCGTGGGTGAGCGTGGCCAGGTCGCCGACCACCTCCCGCGCCGCCCGCAGCAGCTCGTCGGCCCCCATCGACTCGTGGCGGACGAGCAGCTTCGCCATGGGCGCGGCGACGAGCTCGTCGGCGTGGGCGACCAGCACGTCGTCGGGCACCGAGGCCCTCGTCCGGTAACCAGGCTCGCGCCCGAACGCCATCCCCCGCTCGACGGCGAAGGCGAGGTCGGGCAGGGCGTCGCGCAGCCGCCGCACGACGTCGGCGGCCGTCGCCGGGTCGATCGGGTTCTCGCGGACGATCTCGCCCCGCTCCAGGTCCCACACGACCGCGCCGTTGGCGCAGATGGCGAGGCCCGTGCGGCCGAGCTCCTCGGCGACCGGCGCCATCCAGCGGGGCGGCCGGCCGGTGACGACGACGACGAGGGCGCCGGCGTCCTCCGCCGCGGCCAGCGCCGCCCTCGTCCGGTCCGACACCGTGCCGTCGGAGCGCAGGAGGGTCCCGTCGAGGTCCGACGCCACCAGCCACGACGCCACGTCAGGCCGCCTTGAGGCCCTCCATCACCCGCCGCCACCGTTCGGGGTCGCTGCGGTAGGGGGCGTAGAAGCTGATGCGGTCGACGACGTCGCCGTAGCGCTCGGACAGCCCGGCGGGCACGTCCTCGGGCTCGGCGACGACGGCGAAGGTGCGGAGGACGTCGTCGTCGATCAGGTCGCCCATGGCCTGCCACTGGCCCCGCTTCGACAGCCGGTTGAGCTCGTCCTGGAGCTCGCCCCAGCCGTGCAGCTCGAGCACGCCCCGGTAGGCGGGGGTCGACCCGTAGAAGGCGATCTGCTGGCGGACGGCGGCCGCCGACCTCGCCATGTCCGCCTCGTCGGCGCCGGTCACG from Acidimicrobiales bacterium encodes the following:
- a CDS encoding HAD family hydrolase, coding for MASWLVASDLDGTLLRSDGTVSDRTRAALAAAEDAGALVVVVTGRPPRWMAPVAEELGRTGLAICANGAVVWDLERGEIVRENPIDPATAADVVRRLRDALPDLAFAVERGMAFGREPGYRTRASVPDDVLVAHADELVAAPMAKLLVRHESMGADELLRAAREVVGDLATLTHASSSGLLEISAAGVSKAVALEELAAEHGLSADDAVAFGDMPNDLSMLGWAGRGVAVANAHRHVLAAADEVTASNDEDGVALVVERLIAERAG